The Flavobacteriales bacterium genome window below encodes:
- a CDS encoding DNA cytosine methyltransferase, producing MRLLDLFCGAGGAGMGYHRAGFEVVGVDIAPQPRYPFEFHQADALEYCAAHGHEFDAIHASPPCQAYSLASQQWRTNGQEYPDLVADTRQVLVATGRPYIIENVPGAPLVDPTILNGAFFGLNLRRTRWFETSFIVPFVLLPAEGPSRFRMGRRPATHDPVVPVGNFSGVARARQVMGIDWMTRTELSQAIPPAYTEWIGRQLMAIMTRR from the coding sequence ATGCGATTACTAGATTTGTTTTGCGGTGCAGGCGGGGCAGGGATGGGGTACCATCGTGCTGGTTTTGAGGTGGTCGGCGTGGACATCGCCCCCCAGCCGCGTTATCCGTTTGAGTTTCACCAGGCGGACGCGCTGGAATATTGCGCCGCACATGGTCATGAGTTTGATGCCATTCACGCGTCGCCACCGTGCCAGGCGTATTCATTGGCGTCGCAACAATGGCGCACCAACGGCCAGGAGTATCCCGACCTGGTAGCAGATACTAGACAGGTGTTAGTCGCAACGGGCAGACCGTACATTATCGAAAATGTACCAGGTGCACCGCTTGTTGACCCGACTATACTCAACGGCGCATTTTTCGGGTTGAATCTCAGGCGGACGCGCTGGTTTGAAACCAGTTTCATTGTGCCGTTTGTTTTGTTGCCGGCGGAAGGGCCATCACGGTTTCGAATGGGTCGCCGGCCTGCCACGCATGATCCGGTTGTGCCTGTTGGGAATTTTAGTGGTGTTGCGCGGGCGCGCCAGGTCATGGGCATTGATTGGATGACACGGACTGAGTTATCCCAGGCCATCCCGCCAGCGTATACTGAGTGGATTGGCCGGCAACTGATGGCCATAATGACGAGGAGGTGA
- a CDS encoding phosphoadenosine phosphosulfate reductase family protein, producing the protein MANQQKSLFEQDRLTLQDAMELSLASLAEYGRRYRRWSIAYSGGKDSSATVTFVAYAIKRGLVPAPESLTILYADTRQEYPPLHATAMRLLHRLRDDGFDTQVVLPAMDNRFYVYMLGYGVPPPSNRFRWCTPKLKIEPMAAALDAQRGDEKYLSITGVRLGESSVRDQRIAVSCSKDSGECGQGWFEVKPPSWAGDTLAPLLHWRLCHVYDWLYFEQYRHGYEEVAGIAAVYGDGDVRTGCIGCPLASRDVALERLANTAEWDHLLPLLELKPLFREMKGAQWRKRKVSPERTQDGGYSKNGQRKGPLTMPARAHFLKLVLDIQRRVNEAANGRPGVDLIDVAEEARIREMWSLDMWPRKWSAADVAADELIPIVRSVGTELVVQPMLFERR; encoded by the coding sequence ATGGCAAACCAACAAAAATCGTTGTTTGAACAGGATAGATTAACGTTACAAGACGCGATGGAATTATCACTCGCTTCATTGGCGGAGTATGGCCGTCGTTATAGGCGGTGGTCGATAGCGTATAGTGGCGGTAAGGACAGTTCGGCCACCGTTACGTTTGTAGCATATGCGATCAAACGGGGATTGGTCCCGGCCCCGGAATCATTGACCATTTTGTATGCTGACACACGGCAGGAGTATCCACCATTGCACGCCACAGCCATGCGGCTGCTGCATCGGCTGCGTGATGATGGATTTGACACGCAGGTGGTATTGCCAGCAATGGATAACCGTTTTTATGTGTATATGCTGGGTTACGGTGTGCCGCCACCATCAAACCGTTTTCGATGGTGTACGCCTAAATTGAAAATTGAGCCGATGGCAGCGGCGCTCGATGCCCAGCGGGGTGACGAGAAATATTTGTCAATTACGGGCGTCAGATTGGGGGAATCATCGGTACGTGACCAGCGGATTGCCGTTAGTTGTTCCAAAGATTCTGGTGAATGTGGCCAGGGTTGGTTTGAGGTTAAGCCGCCCAGTTGGGCCGGAGACACGTTGGCACCGCTGCTCCATTGGCGGTTATGCCATGTGTATGACTGGCTGTATTTTGAGCAGTATCGTCATGGTTACGAAGAGGTTGCGGGGATTGCGGCTGTATATGGCGATGGTGACGTGCGCACTGGCTGTATTGGCTGCCCGTTGGCCAGTAGGGATGTAGCGTTGGAACGGTTGGCCAATACGGCAGAATGGGATCACCTGCTGCCGTTGTTGGAGTTAAAGCCGCTGTTCCGTGAGATGAAAGGCGCGCAATGGCGTAAGCGCAAGGTTTCGCCGGAACGCACACAGGACGGCGGTTACAGTAAAAACGGTCAACGCAAAGGGCCGTTAACGATGCCGGCGCGGGCACATTTTTTGAAGCTGGTGCTGGACATCCAGCGGCGGGTCAATGAGGCTGCTAACGGTCGGCCTGGCGTGGATTTAATTGACGTCGCCGAAGAAGCGCGAATACGGGAGATGTGGTCATTGGATATGTGGCCTAGAAAATGGTCAGCGGCGGATGTAGCGGCCGATGAGTTGATTCCCATTGTGCGGTCAGTTGGTACTGAGTTGGTCGTGCAGCCAATGTTGTTTGAGAGGAGGTGA